The Medicago truncatula cultivar Jemalong A17 chromosome 4, MtrunA17r5.0-ANR, whole genome shotgun sequence genome includes a region encoding these proteins:
- the LOC11413215 gene encoding probable inactive DNA (cytosine-5)-methyltransferase DRM3, producing MGPTNLYLTYTHVGTVSIQFTLYTLTFYCPVKCFNCSTAAVLLSPLHFFCSCVFLDAPNPVSLSLFLFWSECRPRASTLSPLRSGEMTGTSNGRGGKNPVFPKTEDFDYELSPYTALSRDFRETAASSSGSKVRGFFIGMGFLPGLVDKVIEENGEENSDALLEILLRCSTNGDSSDSLEGSLNTNEHRSIPNFFPNAHSKEALQISNLESSDSLDSLFDDKDSPEVSMINQPKEEVDEIFEDIEDSRGTLLMMNFSAEEVEFAIRKLGNKAPVPELVDFIFAAQIAKKMKKEEAEEDDIKCYVREKEISNEQLFGIMAKTLQLFEMGFSENEISSAVDKLGPDVPISELANFIFAEQNGIEYVMEYKYPSGPSYSWIKEEEQSDMYGTAEVKVEDFSHEPSQSRQVNLGETGTGERVKEEDYIDEFPDDVKPGFMENDRNKRPKYEYDDNSNSSLDPYWVEEMVDTVVATMSRRNKSTPSRSLSSVAAKPPFFLFGNVSNITYDSWKKMSQFLYCIEPEFVNTELFSALNRIEGYIHNLPTENRFQILPKPPMTIEDAIPRTKKWWPPWDSRKKLNCNYCETGGITQLCDRLGRALANSGGILTSQQQKDILRYCRGLNLVWTGKYKLGPIEPEHLDHILGYPLNHTRTDECDLTERLQLLKHSFQTDTLGYHLSVLKPIFPTGVTLLSIFSGIGGAEVALHRLGIKIKALVSVETSATKRKILEKWWRSSGQSGTLVQIEEIQKLTSKKFENLINNFGVFDLVIYQNPCSQPIVRPHQVGGLSAVEFSAFCESVRILQRVRALCERR from the exons ATGGGACCCACGAATCTATACTTGACTTACACGCACGTAGGAACAGTATCAATCCAGTTCACACTCTATACTTTAACTTTTTACTGTCCCGTTAAATGTTTTAATTGTTCTACTGCTGCTGTACTTCTCTCTCCTCTTCATTTCTTCTGTTCGTGTGTGTTCCTAGACGCACCGAACCCTGTTTCACTTTCACTTTTCCTCTTCTGGAGCGAGTGTAGACCACGCGCCTCCACCCTCTCCCCTCTCCGATCAG GTGAAATGACAGGTACTTCAAATGGAAGAGGAGGCAAAAATCCCGTTTTTCCTAAAACTGAGGACTTTGATTACGAGTTGTCACCTTATACTGCTCTTTCAAGGGATTTTCGG GAAACTGCTGCAAGTTCATCCGGAAGCAAAGTACGAGGATTCTTTATTGGAATGGGATTCTTGCCTGGTCTTGTTGATAAAGTTATAGAAGAGAATG GCGAAGAAAATTCAGATGCTTTACTGGAGATTCTCTTGAGATGTTCG ACAAATGGTGACTCATCAGATTCTCTGGAAGGCTCTCTTAATACAAATGAGCATAGAAGCATCCCAAATTTCTTCCCCAATGCTCATTCAAAAGAG GCTcttcaaatatcaaatttagAGTCTTCTGATTCTCTCGATAGCTTATTTGATGATAAGGATTCTCCAGAAGTTTCCATGATCAATCAACCAAAAGAG GAggttgatgaaatttttgaagatattgaagattcaagaggtaCCTTACTGATGATGAATTTCTCCGCGGAGGAAGTTGAATTTGCAATCCGTAAACTTG GAAATAAAGCGCCAGTTCCTGAGCTGGTAGACTTCATTTTTGCTGCCCAGAttgctaaaaaaatgaaaaaggagGAAGCAGAAGAAGATGATATCAAATGTTATGTTCGAGAAAAGGAG ATTAGCAATGAGCAACTCTTTGGAATTATGGCAAAAACGCTTCAGTTGTTTGAGATGGGTTTCTCTGAGAATGAAATATCCTCAGCAGTTGATAAATTAG GTCCAGATGTTCCAATTTCAGAGCTTGCAAATTTCATTTTTGCAGAACAAAATGGGATTGAGTATGTGATGGAATATAAG TATCCCTCTGGTCCTTCTTATTCTTGGatcaaagaagaagaacaaagtGATATGTATGGTACAGCAGAGGTCAAAGTTGAGGATTTTAGCCATGAACCTTCACAGTCAAGGCAGGTCAACTTAGGGGAAACTGGCACTGGCGAAAGGGTGAAGGAAGAAGATTACATTGATGAGTTCCCCGATGATGTAAAACCAGGCTTTATGGAAAATGATAGAAATAAGAGGCCAAAGTATGAATatgatgataattcaaactCTAGTCTTGATCCTTATTGGGTGGAAGAAATGGTTGATACAGTTGTTGCCACAATGTCTAGACGTAACAAATCAACTCCCTCCAGGTCTCTAAGTAGTGTTGCAGCAAAACCTCCATTTTTCTTGTTTGGAAATGTTTCAAACATAACATATGACTCTTGGAAAAAAATGAGTCAGTTTCTATATTGTATTGAACCTGAATTTGTGAACACCGAGTTATTTTCGGCCTTGAACAGAATAGAAGGTTATATACACAATCTTCCAACAGAAAACAGGTTCCAAATTCTTCCAAAGCCACCTATGACTATAGAGGATGCAATACCCCGGACAAAGAAATGGTGGCCGCCTTGGGATTCAAGAAAGAAGTTGAACTGTAATTATTGTGAAACTGGTGGAATAACTCAACTCTGTGATAGACTAGGAAGGGCTCTTGCCAACTCTGGGGGAATACTCACATCTCAACAGCAGAAAGACATTCTTCGGTATTGCCGTGGTTTGAATCTTGTGTGGACCGGTAAATATAAACTTGGTCCAATAGAACCAGAACACTTGGATCATATCTTAGGCTACCCTTTGAATCACACTCGTACTGATGAATGCGATTTGACAGAAAGACTTCAATTGCTAAAACACAGCTTCCAGACAGATACATTAGGATATCATCTTTCTGTTTTGAAGCCCATTTTTCCTACTGGAGTGACTCTGTTGTCAATTTTTAGTGGAATTGGTGGTGCAGAAGTTGCACTTCACCGCCTTggtattaaaataaaagctcTCGTCTCGGTCGAGACTTCCGCAACGAAGAGGAAAATTCTCGAGAAGTGGTGGCGCAGTTCTGGACAATCCGGGACTTTGGTTCAGATTGAAGAAATTCAAAAGCTGACTAGTAAAAAGTTTGAGAATCTAATCAATAATTTTGGTGTTTTCGACTTGGTCATTTATCAGAATCCATGCTCTCAACCAATTGTCAGACCTCATCAAGTTGGAGGTCTCTCAGCAGTAGAATTTTCAGCGTTTTGTGAATCTGTTCGTATTTTGCAACGGGTAAGAGCTCTGTGCGAAAGGAGGTGA